One window of the Rosa rugosa chromosome 3, drRosRugo1.1, whole genome shotgun sequence genome contains the following:
- the LOC133740442 gene encoding NADP-dependent D-sorbitol-6-phosphate dehydrogenase-like — MSITLNSGFKMPVIGLGVWRMEGKEIRDLIINSINIGYRHFDCAADYKNESEVGEALAEAFSTGLVKREDLFITTKLWNSDHGHVVEACKDSLKKLRLDYLDLYLVHFPVATKHTGVGATDSALDEDGVLEIDTTISLETTWHAMEDLVSLGLVRSIGISNYDIFLTRDCLAYSKVKPAVNQIETHPYFQRDSLVKFCLKHGISVTAHTPLGGAAANTEWFGSVSALDDPVLKNLAEKYKKTVAQVVLRWGIQRNTVVIPKTSKLERLKENFQVFDFEISKEDMDVIKKVDRKLRTNQPAKFWGVDLFA; from the exons ATGTCGATAACACTCAACAGCGGGTTCAAAATGCCAGTAATCGGTCTTGGTGTTTGGCGCATGGAAGGAAAAGAAATCAGAGACCTCATCATCAATTCCATCAACATTGGTTATCGCCATTTTGACTGCGCTG CTGATTACAAGAATGAATCAGAAGTTGGAGAGGCACTAGCAGAAGCATTTTCCACTGGGCTTGTTAAGCGAGAGGATCTCTTCATCACCACCAAG CTTTGGAATTCAGATCATGGACATGTTGTGGAGGCCTGTAAAGACAGTCTAAAGAAGCTTCGGTTGGATTATCTAGATCTGTACCTTGTTCACTTTCCTGTTGCCACGAAGCACACCG GAGTTGGTGCAACTGACAGTGCTTTGGATGAGGATGGGGTGCTAGAGATAGACACAACCATTTCTCTAGAAACTACTTGGCATGCTATGGAAGATCTTGTTTCTCTGGGTTTAGTTCGTAGTATTGGGATCAG CAACTATGACATCTTTCTCACTAGAGATTGCTTAGCCTATTCCAAAGTGAAGCCTGCTGTGAATCAGATTGAAACTCACCCATACTTCCAGCGTGATTCTCTTGTCAAATTCTGTCTGAAGCACGGCATCTCTGTCACAGCCCACACTCCACTTGGAGGTGCTGCAGCCAACACTGAATGGTTTGGTTCAGTTTCAGCTCTAGATGATCCAGTTCTCAAG AATCTTGCTGAGAAATACAAAAAGACAGTAGCCCAGGTTGTTCTTCGATGGGGCATTCAACGCAACACGGTTGTAATCCCGAAGACGTCAAAACTCGAGAGATTGAAAGAGAATTTTCAAGTCTTTGACTTTGAGATTTCCAAAGAGGACATGGACGTAATTAAAAAGGTGGACAGGAAAC